A stretch of Geoalkalibacter sp. DNA encodes these proteins:
- a CDS encoding YceH family protein gives MERLLNDLEIRVLGCLIEKEMATPEYYPLTLNALTNACNQKSNRDPVMSLDDAEVIRALDALRTQGLAMQSAEGVRVPRYRHTLAEKLHLEPPQLAVLAELLLRGPQTLGELRTRAERMHPLPDLGAVEDILGELAEHTPALATQLPRQPGQKENRYAHLLAGEPTIEAAGRALPPEAARVQVSAVDERIARLEEEVVALRLELAELRQSMSDFRAQFE, from the coding sequence ATGGAACGGCTTCTCAACGACCTGGAAATCCGGGTGCTCGGCTGTCTCATCGAAAAAGAGATGGCCACCCCCGAATACTATCCCCTGACCCTCAATGCCCTGACCAACGCCTGCAACCAGAAATCCAACCGCGATCCGGTCATGAGCCTGGACGACGCCGAGGTGATCCGCGCCCTCGATGCCCTGCGCACCCAGGGCCTCGCCATGCAGTCGGCCGAAGGGGTACGCGTGCCGCGCTATCGCCACACCCTGGCGGAAAAGCTGCACCTGGAGCCGCCGCAGCTGGCGGTGCTGGCCGAACTGCTGCTGCGCGGCCCGCAGACCCTGGGTGAACTGCGCACCCGCGCCGAGCGCATGCATCCCCTGCCCGATCTTGGCGCGGTGGAGGACATCCTCGGCGAACTGGCCGAGCACACCCCCGCCCTGGCCACGCAACTGCCGCGTCAGCCGGGACAAAAGGAAAACCGCTACGCCCACCTGCTCGCCGGCGAACCGACCATCGAGGCGGCCGGGCGAGCCCTGCCCCCCGAAGCCGCGCGCGTGCAGGTTTCCGCCGTCGATGAGCGCATCGCCCGCCTGGAGGAAGAGGTCGTCGCCCTGCGCCTGGAACTGGCGGAACTACGCCAGAGCATGAGCGATTTTCGCGCTCAGTTCGAGTAG
- a CDS encoding FKBP-type peptidyl-prolyl cis-trans isomerase yields MAQLKSGDTAKVHYTGTLDDGTVFDSSREREPLEFQVGAGQLIAGFDEGVLGMSLGETRNIHIPAEKAYGPHREELVIDVDRRQFPQDITPEVGRQLQTEDNHGHPLIVTITAIDGDKVTLDANHPLAGKNLNFEIELVERN; encoded by the coding sequence ATGGCACAGCTGAAAAGCGGCGATACCGCCAAGGTTCATTACACCGGCACCCTGGATGACGGCACGGTGTTCGATTCGTCCCGCGAGCGCGAGCCGCTGGAATTTCAGGTCGGCGCGGGCCAACTCATCGCCGGCTTCGATGAAGGGGTGCTCGGCATGTCCCTCGGCGAGACCCGCAACATCCATATCCCGGCGGAAAAGGCCTACGGCCCGCACCGCGAGGAACTGGTCATCGACGTGGACCGACGGCAGTTCCCCCAGGACATCACCCCCGAAGTCGGCCGGCAGTTGCAGACCGAGGACAATCACGGCCATCCCCTGATCGTCACCATCACCGCCATCGACGGCGACAAGGTGACCCTCGACGCCAATCATCCCCTGGCCGGCAAGAACCTCAATTTCGAGATCGAGTTGGTGGAAAGGAACTAA
- the ppnP gene encoding pyrimidine/purine nucleoside phosphorylase, producing MSYASPVQFDNVSVACKANIYFDGQVVSHSLVFADGSRKTLGIIYPGEFKFNTEAPERMEIIAGTCRVRRAGESDWRNFAAGSFFDVPGKSFFEIAVDQGIAEYVCSFL from the coding sequence ATGAGCTACGCCTCCCCCGTACAATTTGACAACGTGAGTGTCGCCTGCAAGGCCAACATCTATTTTGACGGCCAAGTCGTCAGCCACAGCCTGGTCTTCGCCGACGGCAGCCGCAAGACCCTCGGGATCATCTATCCCGGCGAATTCAAGTTCAACACCGAGGCACCCGAGCGCATGGAGATCATCGCCGGCACCTGCCGGGTGCGCCGCGCCGGAGAAAGCGATTGGCGGAACTTTGCGGCGGGCAGCTTCTTCGACGTGCCCGGCAAATCTTTTTTCGAGATTGCCGTGGATCAGGGCATCGCCGAATACGTCTGTTCCTTCCTATAA
- a CDS encoding aminotransferase class V-fold PLP-dependent enzyme, translating to MTTDAWRALFPLTRSQVFLNNAAMAPPSRRVVEAMHAFMSECAEQGSRNYTAWGRRLSGVRGKAATLVGGQPEDLAFVGNTSFGLSLIAQSFPWQPGDAVLVPVPDFPTNVYPWQNLQQRGVEIIEVPRRDGRIDRADVERVMTARTRMLTLSSVDYASGFAADLEEIGAWCREKGLIFVVDAIQSLGVLPLDARRLGIHALAAGAHKWLLGPMGIGLLYVAPQLRELLQPVLAGWKSVVDPENFALHFQLREDAAVFEPGTLNLAGIFGLEAALDLLAEVGIDAIRAEVLSLCDQLAAGLEERSLRVTSPLAREERAGLLLFEPPGQAEALFRTLLAKGVMLSLRNGKLRLSPHFYNNADDVSRFFAALDECLRGG from the coding sequence ATGACGACTGATGCCTGGCGCGCCCTCTTTCCCCTTACCCGCAGCCAAGTTTTTCTCAACAACGCCGCCATGGCGCCCCCGTCCCGGCGCGTGGTGGAGGCCATGCACGCCTTCATGAGCGAATGCGCCGAACAGGGCAGCCGCAACTACACCGCCTGGGGACGACGATTGAGCGGGGTGCGCGGCAAGGCCGCCACCCTGGTCGGCGGTCAACCCGAGGATTTGGCCTTTGTCGGCAACACCTCCTTCGGCCTGTCGCTGATCGCCCAATCCTTTCCCTGGCAGCCGGGCGACGCCGTGCTGGTGCCGGTCCCCGATTTCCCTACCAACGTCTATCCCTGGCAAAACCTACAACAGCGCGGCGTTGAGATTATCGAGGTGCCGCGTCGCGACGGTCGCATCGACCGCGCCGATGTTGAGCGGGTAATGACGGCGCGCACACGCATGCTGACCCTGAGCAGCGTCGACTACGCGAGCGGCTTTGCCGCCGATCTGGAGGAGATCGGCGCCTGGTGCCGGGAAAAGGGCCTGATCTTCGTGGTCGACGCCATCCAGAGCCTGGGTGTGCTGCCTCTCGACGCGCGCCGTCTGGGCATTCACGCCCTGGCCGCCGGCGCCCACAAATGGCTGCTCGGCCCCATGGGCATCGGCCTGCTGTATGTGGCGCCGCAACTGCGCGAGTTACTCCAGCCGGTCCTGGCGGGCTGGAAATCGGTGGTCGATCCGGAGAACTTCGCGCTGCATTTTCAGTTGCGCGAGGATGCCGCGGTGTTCGAGCCGGGCACCCTCAATCTGGCGGGAATCTTCGGACTGGAAGCGGCGCTGGATCTACTCGCCGAGGTCGGCATCGACGCGATCCGCGCCGAGGTCTTGAGCCTCTGCGATCAGTTGGCCGCTGGCCTGGAGGAACGAAGCTTGCGGGTGACCTCGCCCCTGGCGCGGGAAGAGCGCGCGGGCTTGCTGTTGTTCGAGCCGCCGGGCCAGGCCGAGGCGCTTTTTCGCACCCTGCTGGCCAAGGGCGTGATGCTGTCCTTGCGCAATGGAAAACTGCGTCTGTCGCCGCATTTTTACAATAACGCGGATGATGTGAGCAGGTTTTTCGCAGCCCTTGACGAGTGCTTGCGAGGCGGGTAA
- a CDS encoding dipeptidase produces MRDFCLADGHVDLLYDLERRGAPTSFTELADGPVTPQTLAAGQVGLLVCALYSEDRFNGPGSALARLESLRRQADAQLSSLARVKSGADLANAAGRTAVLLLLENGDALLDADLDELENWGLRVVGLTHAGCNRLADGNGIAAPQGLSASGRGLLRELARRGWIIDAAHLSAPALDEVLRDYPGRVISSHTGLRPFCDRRRNLSEAQAAAILARGGVLGLTLAPEMLNGTERAERAEVVRQLDWLVQRFGPQGVALGSDYGGFDGVCVGLESYAQWPLLAEDLNALGYSPKAIADILGANWLNFFQKNL; encoded by the coding sequence ATGAGGGATTTTTGCCTGGCCGACGGCCATGTCGATCTGCTCTACGATTTGGAGCGACGTGGTGCGCCAACCTCTTTCACGGAACTGGCGGATGGTCCGGTGACGCCGCAAACCCTGGCGGCGGGGCAGGTCGGCCTGCTGGTCTGCGCCCTGTACAGCGAAGATCGTTTCAACGGCCCGGGCTCCGCCCTGGCGCGCCTGGAGTCCTTGCGCCGACAAGCCGATGCGCAACTTTCCTCCCTGGCGCGGGTCAAATCCGGGGCGGACCTGGCGAACGCGGCGGGACGCACAGCCGTCCTCTTGCTGCTGGAAAACGGCGACGCGCTCCTCGACGCCGATCTGGATGAGCTGGAGAATTGGGGCCTGCGGGTGGTGGGGCTGACCCATGCGGGCTGCAACCGCCTGGCCGACGGCAACGGCATCGCCGCGCCCCAAGGGCTGAGCGCGTCGGGGCGTGGACTGCTGCGCGAACTGGCAAGGCGCGGCTGGATCATCGACGCGGCGCATCTGAGCGCGCCGGCGCTGGACGAAGTGCTGCGGGATTATCCGGGACGGGTCATCAGCTCCCACACCGGCCTGCGCCCTTTCTGCGACCGGCGGCGCAACCTGAGCGAGGCGCAGGCGGCGGCGATCCTCGCCCGCGGCGGAGTGCTCGGCCTGACCCTGGCTCCGGAAATGCTCAACGGCACGGAGCGCGCCGAGCGCGCCGAGGTGGTGCGCCAACTCGACTGGCTGGTGCAGCGCTTCGGGCCGCAAGGGGTCGCCCTGGGCTCGGATTACGGCGGCTTCGACGGCGTCTGCGTCGGACTGGAGAGCTACGCTCAATGGCCGTTGCTGGCTGAAGACCTCAACGCCCTCGGCTATTCCCCAAAAGCCATAGCCGACATCCTCGGCGCAAACTGGCTGAATTTCTTCCAGAAAAATCTCTGA
- a CDS encoding class I SAM-dependent methyltransferase: MDLSLMDSLICPACLPREISLRLERHEGKGDEVEEGALRCGLCRRVYVIREGIGVLLPADGSDDGDDPYTRPRTISAYLWSHFADLWEDPDAGEAYPRWARLLNQASGSALDVGCAVGRMTLELAASGAPALGLDRSLPFIRLARRLARTGRLTFGLTLEGQLVEERHIRLPERLRGVRAEFLVADALALPFARGAFARVASLNLLDKVAAPRRHLAELDRVAAARQATLLIADPYSWSPAYSPPEQWLGGTAGGTYAGRGGDNLRRILGRECTPGWQVIAEDTVPWVIRNHARHFELIRSHCLFAER, translated from the coding sequence ATGGATCTGAGTCTGATGGATTCTCTCATCTGCCCCGCCTGCCTGCCGCGGGAGATCTCCTTGCGGCTGGAGCGGCATGAGGGGAAGGGCGACGAGGTGGAAGAAGGGGCGTTGCGCTGCGGCCTGTGCCGTCGGGTCTACGTCATCCGCGAGGGCATCGGCGTGCTTCTCCCCGCGGACGGCAGCGATGACGGCGATGATCCCTACACCCGCCCGCGGACGATCTCCGCCTATCTCTGGAGTCATTTCGCCGATCTCTGGGAGGATCCCGACGCGGGCGAGGCCTACCCGCGCTGGGCGCGGCTGCTGAATCAGGCGTCGGGCTCGGCCCTCGACGTCGGTTGCGCCGTGGGGCGCATGACCCTGGAGTTGGCCGCAAGCGGCGCGCCGGCTCTGGGCCTGGATCGCTCCTTGCCCTTTATCCGCCTGGCCCGTCGCCTGGCCCGCACCGGTCGTCTCACCTTCGGCCTGACCCTGGAGGGCCAATTGGTGGAAGAGCGCCACATTCGCCTGCCCGAGCGCCTGCGCGGCGTGCGCGCAGAATTCCTGGTGGCCGACGCATTGGCCCTGCCTTTTGCGCGCGGCGCCTTTGCGCGGGTCGCCTCCCTCAATCTGCTCGACAAGGTGGCCGCGCCGCGTCGCCACCTGGCCGAGCTCGACCGGGTCGCGGCCGCACGGCAGGCGACCCTGCTGATTGCCGATCCCTACTCCTGGTCGCCGGCGTACTCTCCCCCCGAGCAATGGCTGGGCGGCACCGCCGGGGGGACTTACGCGGGGCGCGGCGGCGACAATCTGCGCCGGATTCTTGGCCGGGAATGCACGCCCGGTTGGCAGGTGATCGCGGAGGACACGGTGCCTTGGGTCATCCGCAATCACGCCCGGCATTTCGAACTGATTCGCAGCCATTGCCTGTTTGCGGAGCGTTGA